One Acidobacteriota bacterium genomic window, GGCGAGAGCCTTTCGCTTTCCCAATGCCGCCGTCGCCAGCGCCTACTTCGCCTTCGGCTTCACGCCTTCCACGTTCAGGCTGATCTTTACCTGGTCGCCGACGACAGCTCTCCCATCCTGCATGGCGCGGTTGTAGGTCACGCCAAAATCGCGCCGGTTGATGGTCGTGGAACCTTCTGCGGCGATGCGCGTGTTTCCCCACGGGTCGGTGATCGGCCCGCTGAAGGTGAAGGGGATCTCCACTCGCTTGGTCACGCCCTTGAGCGTGAGGTCGCCGATGAGCACGTACTGGTCGCCGCGTTTCTCCACCTTGGCGCTCTGAAACGTCATCTCGGGGAATTTCGCGACGTCGAGGAACTCGGAGCTATGCAGGTCGTTGTCGCGCTGGGCGTTGTCGGTGGTGATGCTCGCCGTCTTGATCGTGACCTTCACGGCGGACTTGGTGATGTCCTTGGGATCGTACGTGATAAGGCCGTCGAAATCGGTGAAGCGCCCATTCACGTTCGAGATCATCAGGTGCTTCACCGCGAAGCCGGCCTGGGAGTGCGCTTTATCGATCTTGTAATCCTCGGCCAGGGCGATGGTACTGATGGTGCTGGAGCTGCCGAGCGCGAGGCTGACGAACGCGATAAAGAGAAGTGACTTGCGGATCTTCATGTTTGCTCCTGGTTTGCTGGGGAATAGACGAACGCGGCCGTAAAACAGATTCAGAGACTGCACACAAACCTATGCCGGCAGCACGCGCAGGCTTAGATCCACCGCCCGCGACGAGTGCGTGAGCGCGCCGACCGAGATGTAATCCACGCCCGTCTCGGCGTACGCGCGGACGTTCTCCAGTTTGATGCCGCCGGAGCACTCGATGGGGATGCGGCGTGAATGTTTCTCGCACCGTTGCACCGCGCGGCGCACTTCTTTCACTTCCATGTTGTCGAGCAGGATGGCCTCGGCGCCGTGCTCGAGCGCTGTCTCCACTTCATCGAGCGAGCGTACCTCGATCTCGATGGGCGAAGAGCCCCGGCGGTTGCGCAACGCGCGCTCCAGGGCCGGCGCGATGCCGCCGGCGAGCGCGATATGATTGTTCTTGATGAGCACGCCGTCGGAAAGATCAAGGCGGTGATTCATCCCGCCACCGCAACGCACGGCGTACTTATCCAGCACGCGCATGCCGAGCACGGTCTTGCGCGTATCGAGGATGCGCGCCTTGGTCCCGGTAACGGTGTCCACGAATTTGCGGGTAAGGGTGGCGATGCCACTCATGCGCTGCAGCGCGTTCAGGATCACGCGCTCACAGCTCAGGATCACGCGCGCGTTGTGGCGGATCACCGCGATCTGCTGGCCTTTGTGCAAACGCACGCCATCGAAGATCTCGCCGTGCGTGGTGACCTCAGGATGCGCCACCACCGTCCCATCCAGCTGGCCAAACACTTCCAGGATGCGCCCGACCACGCCCAGGCCGGCGAGCACGCAATCTTCTTTTGCGAGGATCGTCCCGCTCGCACGCTGCGTGGGATCGATGACGGCGTACGTGGTCGCATCGCGCGTCGCGCTGTCTTCGCGCAACGCGTTCTCGAGGATCGCGGTTATCCTTCGGCTCGACCAGTCCATAAGTCCTGCGACTACTGTAACGCGCCCAGCGCTCCGCGCGCTTTCTCGATCAGCACATCCAGCTCCGCCTGGCGGCGCCGGATGCCCGCGACCACGTTCGCCGGAGCCTTGGCGAGGAATTGCTCATTTCCCAACTGGCGATGCGCATTGGCCAGTTCCGCCTCCAGCTTCTTCAACTCTCGCGTCAGCCGCTCGCGCTCGGAGGCCACATCGATCTGCTTCTCATAGATCACGCGGACATCGAAGCGCGTGCTCGAGCGCGCACCCGCGGCGTTGGCCAAAGAGTTTTTCACGAACGTGATCGCGTCCACGCCGGCGAGCTTCTCGATGGCCGCGCGATTCTCTTCCACCAGCCTGCGCGTGGCGGTTTCGGCAAAGATCTCGACCGGCGCCTTCTGCTTGGGCTCAATCTTCATCTCCGCGCGGATGTTGCGGATGCTCGCGATCAGATCGCGCAGCACCGCGAACTCCGCTTCGGCTTGCAAGTCGATGTGCGCGGCCGCGGCCTGCGGATACGCCGCCAGGGCCACCGACTTCAACGGCGGATGGCCGTCGTAAAGCGCCTGCCAGATCTCTTCCGTGATGAACGGCATGAAGGGTGAGAGCAGCCGCAGCGCGCCCTCGAACAGCCCCACGAAGTTTGCCAACGCGAGACGCCGCGTCGCTGCCGGCGCGTCGTCGCCCAGGCTCAGCTTCACCAGCTCGAGGTACCAGTCGCAGAACTCGCCCCAGAAGAATTCGTAGACCACGGCGGCAGCCTCGTGGAAGCGATAGTGCGCGAGCGCGTCGTTGGCTTGCTGCGCCGCCTGATTGAAGCGCGAGACGATCCAGCGGTCGGCGAGCGAGCGCGGCTGGGCCTGTTCTTCAGTCTGATGTCCCGCAGCGTCGCCAGTGAATTCCGCGGCGATGCCGCGCGTCTGAAACTCTTTCAGCGACCACACTCCGGCCTCGGCGGCGCGGTCCACGTTCATGAACATGAAGCGCGCCGCGTTCCATATCTTGTTGGCGAAGGCGCGATAACCTTCGGTGCGTGATTCGTTGAACGCGATGTCGGTGCCGGGCGCAGCCATCGCAGCCAAGGTGAAGCGCACCGCGTCGGTGCCATATTTCTCGATCACTTCGATGGGATCGAGCACGTTGCCTTTGGTCTTCGACATCTTCTGCCGCTCGGCATCGCGCACCAGCGCGTGGATGTACACCGCGCGGAACGGCACGCTGCCCGCCGCGTGGTCCTTCATGAAGTAGCAGCCCAGCATGATCATGCGCGCGACCCAGAAGAACAGGATGTCGAAGCCGGTGATGAGCAGCGACGTGGGATAAAACACGTCCAGGTCGCGCGTCTTCTCCGGCCAGCCCAGCGTGGTGAAGGGCAGCAGGCCGGAGGAGAACCAGGTGTCGAGCACGCCGGTGTCTTGTTCTAATTTCCAGCTGTTACATTTTGAACATTTTTCCGGCTGCGTGCGCGCGACTTCGATGTGCTTGCAGTCCTTGCAGTGCCATGCCGGGATGCGATGTCCCCACCACAGTTGCCGCGAGATGCACCAATCGTGGATGTTGCGCATCCACTCGAAATACGTCTTCGAGTATTGCTCCGGGACGAACGTGATCTCGTTGCGCATCACCACCTCGATGGCCTTCTCCGCCATCGGCGCGACTCTGATGAACCACTGGGTGGAGAGCCGCGGCTCGACGATGGTCTTGCAACGGTCGCATTTGCCGATGGAGAGCGCGTGGTCTTTCACCGCGGCGAGCAGGCCTTGCGCGCGCAGGTCTTCCACGATCTTGTCGCGCGCCTCGAAGCGGTCGTGTCCGGCATACGCGCCGCCGTTCTCGTTGATGCGTCCGGCTTCATCCATCACATCGAGCTGCGGCAGCAGGTGTCGCAGTCCGATCTGGAAGTCGTTGGGATCGTGCGCGGGCGTGACTTTTACGGCGCCGGTTCCAAACTCCGGATTCGCCCAGTCGTCGGTGATGATGGGGACTTCGCGGTTCACCAGTGGGACCAGCGCGCGCTTGCCGTGAAGATGCGTGTAGCGCTCGTCCGTCGGATTCACCGCCACGGCCGTGTCGCCCAGCATCGTCTCCGGACGCGTGGTCGCGACGGCGATGAAACCTTTTTCACCGGGCTTCGCTTCAACAAGCGGGTACTTGATCTCGTAGAGTTTCCCCAGCGTCTCTTCGTGGACGACTTCGAGGTCGCTGATCGCCGTCAAGCATCGCGGACACCAGTTCACGATGTACTTCCCGCGGTAGATCAGCCCATCTTCGTGCAGCCGGACGAACGCCTCGATCACGGCCTTCGAGAGCCGCTCGTCCATGGTGAAGTACTCGCGCTCCCAATCGACCGAATCGCCGAGCCGCCGCATCTGCTGCTGGATGGCCCCGCCATAAAGCTGCTTCCACTGCCACACGCGCTCGATGAACGCGTCGCGCCCCATGTCGCGGCGCTTGATGCCCTCGGCGGCAAGCTGGCGCTCCACCATCATCTGCGTGGCGATGCCGGCGTGGTCGGTCCCGGGAAGCCACAGCGTGATGAAGCCGCGCATGCGGTGCCAGCGGACGATGATGTCCATCTCCGTGTGGTTCAGCATGTGGCCCATGTGCAGCTTGCCGGTCACGTTCGGCGGCGGCAACAGCAGCGTGAAAACTGGACGTGGCGCGTCGCCGCCGTGCACACCTGTGGCGGCGGGCGTCCGGGTGGAGAAGAGCTTCTCCGCTACCCAATAATCCGCCCAGCGCTGTTCGATGGCGCCCGGCTCATATGCTTTCGGGAGTTCGTGAGGCATTCGCTTCCGGCCGTCGCTGGTTTGAGGGATGAACGACGGATAACCTTCGATACTACAGGCCGCCGGAAAAGGGGGTCAAACGGGACGCGCGTTAGGCCTCAAATACTGTTGGCTGCGAACCAGGCCGCCAACTCACTAGTCCGCTTGCAGTATGGAGTGAAAAGGCGAAGATGAGAGTACACGATGTCGCGACTGACCAAGCCACCGGCAGCTGGGTGCCCTGCGTCGTTTCGACTGTTTCGTATTAGGTCGAATACACCGCGCAAGAGCGAATCCAAATTCTCGGTCAGCTCTTTGGGCACTCGTGCTTTGTGATTTACAAAGTGTTTCTCGAAAACTTCATACTTGCGGAAGATTGAAGTAGCCTTCTCCACGTTCCTCTTGAAGGACTGTTTCAGCTGGGTGTCAGTTATCGAATTGCCGTACGACTCAATCAAGAGCAAGACGGCCTGCTCGCTGGCACCGCCTAGCATTACAGCAGCTGCCCTGTGGAGACCATGCACGTAGCATTGCAAGGATTCCGTCAAGTATTCAATGATTGTCGTATCGGCTTGCGGGACTTCGCTGCGGAAGTCTGCTAGAAATCCATCTGGATCGTGAGGCAGAATTCGGTCTTCCTGAAGGCATCTCCGTCCGTACTCTGTTACACGCAGGAAGGGCCAGCCCTGATTGCTGTCGTTCAATCCGGGGATTAGGATGCCCTGGACGATGAGGCTCCACACAATCTCCAGAAGCAGAGTCGTCTCCGCGTCGGTCAAGTGCTGCCTGCCTCCCTGGTATCCGGGAATCGGATTAACCCCCTGGCTCCTAGCCTTAAGAGTTCCAACTGAAGAAGTCAGATCCCCCCATTGATTCCAACCAACAGCACGGAGTGCTTGGAATAGCAGGCCTCGCAGTTCTTCCGTTTGCATGATCTCAGCCTCTCCTCGACCCTCTCGAAATCTAGAATATTCCATGCATAGCTTGCGATGTTTTCCTCTTCTGCCTTTGTCTACAAATGTTTACGCCCTCAACCGTCACAGGTAGGGCCTCCCCACCCATGCCCCTAACCCCCGGCACCCAGCTTCGCCCTTATGAAGTCGTGTCCGCGATCGGCGCCGGCAGCATGGGAGAGGTCTACAGAGCGCGTGGTGACACGCGGCTCGATCGCGA contains:
- a CDS encoding YceI family protein yields the protein MKIRKSLLFIAFVSLALGSSSTISTIALAEDYKIDKAHSQAGFAVKHLMISNVNGRFTDFDGLITYDPKDITKSAVKVTIKTASITTDNAQRDNDLHSSEFLDVAKFPEMTFQSAKVEKRGDQYVLIGDLTLKGVTKRVEIPFTFSGPITDPWGNTRIAAEGSTTINRRDFGVTYNRAMQDGRAVVGDQVKISLNVEGVKPKAK
- the nadC gene encoding carboxylating nicotinate-nucleotide diphosphorylase — its product is MDWSSRRITAILENALREDSATRDATTYAVIDPTQRASGTILAKEDCVLAGLGVVGRILEVFGQLDGTVVAHPEVTTHGEIFDGVRLHKGQQIAVIRHNARVILSCERVILNALQRMSGIATLTRKFVDTVTGTKARILDTRKTVLGMRVLDKYAVRCGGGMNHRLDLSDGVLIKNNHIALAGGIAPALERALRNRRGSSPIEIEVRSLDEVETALEHGAEAILLDNMEVKEVRRAVQRCEKHSRRIPIECSGGIKLENVRAYAETGVDYISVGALTHSSRAVDLSLRVLPA
- a CDS encoding valine--tRNA ligase — translated: MPHELPKAYEPGAIEQRWADYWVAEKLFSTRTPAATGVHGGDAPRPVFTLLLPPPNVTGKLHMGHMLNHTEMDIIVRWHRMRGFITLWLPGTDHAGIATQMMVERQLAAEGIKRRDMGRDAFIERVWQWKQLYGGAIQQQMRRLGDSVDWEREYFTMDERLSKAVIEAFVRLHEDGLIYRGKYIVNWCPRCLTAISDLEVVHEETLGKLYEIKYPLVEAKPGEKGFIAVATTRPETMLGDTAVAVNPTDERYTHLHGKRALVPLVNREVPIITDDWANPEFGTGAVKVTPAHDPNDFQIGLRHLLPQLDVMDEAGRINENGGAYAGHDRFEARDKIVEDLRAQGLLAAVKDHALSIGKCDRCKTIVEPRLSTQWFIRVAPMAEKAIEVVMRNEITFVPEQYSKTYFEWMRNIHDWCISRQLWWGHRIPAWHCKDCKHIEVARTQPEKCSKCNSWKLEQDTGVLDTWFSSGLLPFTTLGWPEKTRDLDVFYPTSLLITGFDILFFWVARMIMLGCYFMKDHAAGSVPFRAVYIHALVRDAERQKMSKTKGNVLDPIEVIEKYGTDAVRFTLAAMAAPGTDIAFNESRTEGYRAFANKIWNAARFMFMNVDRAAEAGVWSLKEFQTRGIAAEFTGDAAGHQTEEQAQPRSLADRWIVSRFNQAAQQANDALAHYRFHEAAAVVYEFFWGEFCDWYLELVKLSLGDDAPAATRRLALANFVGLFEGALRLLSPFMPFITEEIWQALYDGHPPLKSVALAAYPQAAAAHIDLQAEAEFAVLRDLIASIRNIRAEMKIEPKQKAPVEIFAETATRRLVEENRAAIEKLAGVDAITFVKNSLANAAGARSSTRFDVRVIYEKQIDVASERERLTRELKKLEAELANAHRQLGNEQFLAKAPANVVAGIRRRQAELDVLIEKARGALGALQ